One genomic segment of Coffea arabica cultivar ET-39 chromosome 6e, Coffea Arabica ET-39 HiFi, whole genome shotgun sequence includes these proteins:
- the LOC113695246 gene encoding uncharacterized protein isoform X1 codes for MALEAYASQNAGKIQTDVLSQARQSCYKARDAFYACLEKQSSKKPSEIGYVGLLYPVECKKPREEFVKQCRPTWVKHFDRQYCAKRRVQRLLDDNESRRGPLSLPQPYTFKPSY; via the exons ATGGCGCTGGAAGCCTACGCCTCCCAGAACGCGGGCAAAATCCAAACTGACGTTCTCTCCCAAGCTAGACAATCTTGCTATAAG GCGCGTGATGCATTTTATGCCTGTTTGGAGAAACAATCAAGCAAGAAACCTAGTGAAATTGGCTACGTGGGGCTGCTATACCCTGTGGAATGCAAGAAACCTAGGGAGGAGTTTGTTAAGCAATGCAGGCCTACTTGG GTGAAGCATTTTGATAGGCAGTATTGTGCTAAGAGGAGGGTTCAGAGGCTTTTGGATGACAATGAGTCAAGGAGAGGTCCGTTGTCACTCCCACAGCCTTATACTTTCAAACCCAGTTATTAA
- the LOC113695246 gene encoding uncharacterized protein isoform X2 yields MALEAYASQNAGKIQTDVLSQARQSCYKARDAFYACLEKQSSKKPSEIGYVGLLYPVECKKPREEFVKQCRPTWVKHFDRQYCAKRRVQRLLDDNESRRGV; encoded by the exons ATGGCGCTGGAAGCCTACGCCTCCCAGAACGCGGGCAAAATCCAAACTGACGTTCTCTCCCAAGCTAGACAATCTTGCTATAAG GCGCGTGATGCATTTTATGCCTGTTTGGAGAAACAATCAAGCAAGAAACCTAGTGAAATTGGCTACGTGGGGCTGCTATACCCTGTGGAATGCAAGAAACCTAGGGAGGAGTTTGTTAAGCAATGCAGGCCTACTTGG GTGAAGCATTTTGATAGGCAGTATTGTGCTAAGAGGAGGGTTCAGAGGCTTTTGGATGACAATGAGTCAAGGAGAG GGGTGTAA